The following are from one region of the Amycolatopsis sp. QT-25 genome:
- a CDS encoding TetR/AcrR family transcriptional regulator, whose product MPYRRTPKTQARLDSQRGEILVAAVALLAETGYAGCSMAAVAARAGIGTGSVYRQFPSKADLVVEVFREVVSREVDAVETAASEGDVRERVVAVIETFAGRALKAPRLAYALLAEPVDAVVEAERLVFRRAFREVIARNIADGVRRGLLPPQDAEATAAALVGAGAEMLVGPLAGESGPDTIPHLVTFTLRALGGSDGV is encoded by the coding sequence GTGCCGTACCGACGCACCCCGAAGACCCAGGCAAGACTGGACTCCCAGCGAGGGGAGATCCTGGTCGCGGCCGTCGCACTGCTGGCCGAGACCGGCTACGCGGGCTGCTCCATGGCCGCGGTCGCGGCGCGGGCGGGGATCGGCACCGGCAGCGTGTACCGGCAGTTCCCGTCGAAGGCCGACCTCGTCGTCGAGGTCTTCCGCGAGGTGGTCTCGCGGGAGGTCGACGCCGTCGAGACCGCCGCGTCCGAAGGCGACGTCCGGGAGCGGGTGGTCGCGGTGATCGAGACCTTCGCCGGCCGGGCGTTGAAGGCGCCGAGGCTGGCGTACGCGTTGCTGGCCGAACCCGTCGACGCCGTGGTGGAGGCCGAACGGCTGGTCTTCCGCCGCGCGTTCCGCGAGGTCATCGCCAGGAACATCGCCGACGGCGTCCGAAGAGGACTACTGCCGCCGCAGGACGCGGAAGCGACCGCCGCGGCACTCGTCGGCGCGGGCGCGGAAATGTTGGTCGGACCACTGGCAGGAGAAAGCGGACCGGACACCATCCCGCATCTGGTCACCTTCACGCTTCGCGC